The region GGCGTGCCCACGTACGTCATCTGGAACACCGTCGCCAGCCGGAACGCCGAGTGATCCCCGCCCACGGCGGTCAGGAAGCGCGCCGTGTCGTGCGAGTCGAGCAGGTTCAGCTGCACGCGCACCACGTCCGGGTGGTACATGCGCGTCACCTCGGTCATGCGCTGCACGAACGCCGCGGCGTCCATCGCGTCCACGCGCCCCGTGCCGCTGCGCTCGTTCATGGGGTGATCGAGCGTGTGCGCCCCGAAGAACGCCAGGCAGGGCCGCGTGAAGTGGTAGTTCATGACCGCGTCGAACTGGTCGCCCTGCAGCCAGCGGTGCGCGTCCCCCCAGATCTCCCCGACGATGTACGCGTCCGGGTTGATGGCCTTCACGCGCCGCCGGAACTCCTGCCAGAACGAATCGTCGTCGATCTCGTTCGGGACGTCCAGCCGCCAGCCGTCCACCCCGAACCGGATCCAGTGCTCGGCGACGTCCCACAGGAACGCCCGCACCGCGCGGTTGTCCGTGTTGAACTTCGGCAGCGCGCGGTTGCCCCACCACGCCGCGTAGTTCGCGGGCCGCGCGTCGTCGTACGGGTGCAGCGGCCAGCCGTCCACGTGGAACCAGTCGCGGTACGCGCTCGCCTCGCCCTGCTCCAGCAGATCGTTGAACTGGAAGAACCCCCGGCTGGCGTGGTTAAACACGCCGTCCAGCACCACGCGCATGCCGCGCGCGTGCGCCTCGTCGATCAGGTGGCGCAGGGCCTCGTTGCCGCCCAGCATGGGGTCCACCTGGTAGTAGTCGTGCGTGTGGTAGCGGTGGTTGCTGGCCGACTGGAACACCGGGCAGAAGTAGATGGCGTTCACGCCCAGGCTCTGGATGTAGTCCAGTTTCGCCGCCACGCCCCACAGGTCACCGCCCATGTAGCGGTTGAAGTGCGGCGTGTCCCCCCACTCCTGCAGGTTCAGGCCCCGCACGCGACCCGAACGGGCGAAGCGGTCGGGGAAGATCTGGTAGAACACCGCGTCCGTCACCCACTGCGGCGTGACGGGACGGGGATCGAGGGTGTGGTCGGGGTGAAGCGCGTTCATGACCGGGCCAGGATAGCCCCCCCGGCCTGTCGGAATGCTGACGGCCCCTGGACCCGGCTAGTTCGGGGCGTTCCAGGCGCGCAGGAACGCGCGGGCCTCGTCGGGCGTCGTGACCTCGCCCAGGGCCGTCGCCTCGGCCAGCGCGCGGGTCGCCTCGCCCACCCGGGGGCCCGGCGGCACGCCCAGCAGGGCCATGATCTCCTCGCCGCGCAGCAGCGGAGGCGGGGCGCTGGGCTGTTCCTCCAGCGCCGCCAGGACCCGCTCGATACCGCGCGCGTACGCCCGGCGGGACGCCTCACTGCTCATCGGGCCGCGCGCCGCCTCCCGGTCGGCCAGCATCACCGCCAGCAGATCCGGCAGCAGCGCGCGGCGGCGGTGCACGAAGCGCCGCGCCTCCCGCTCGGTGGCGGGCAGCGGGACCATGTGCGCCCCGACCAGCGCCGAGGCGTGCCGCACGTCCTCACCCGGGAGTTTCAGGCGCGTCAGCACCTGCGCCGTGATGGCCGCCCCCACCCTGTCATGCCCGTGGAACGACGCCCGCCCGGTCAGCTCGTCACGCGCCAGCGTGCGGGGTTTGCCCACGTCGTGCAGCAGCGCCGCCCAGCGCAGCGGCACTGGGGCGTCCGGGAAGCGCCCGATCAGCTGATGCAGCGCCTCCACGCCATGCGCGAACACGTCCAGGTGATGAAAGCCGCCCTGCGTCACGCCCCGTCCCTCTCGCAGCTCCGGCACGGTCAGGGCCAGCAGGCCCAGCTCCTCCAGCCGCTCCACACCCCGCGCCGCGTCCGTTGATCGCAGCAGCGCGTGCCCCTCATCCCGCACCCGCTCCCACGCGGGCAGCGGCAGGCGGTCCCCCGCCAGATCCGACGCGACCTCCCGCACCGCCGCCTCCGTCCCGGCCTCCAGCCGGAACCCCAGCGTCAGCTCGAACCGCGCCGCCCGCCACGCCCGCAGCGGATCCGCGCGCAGATTCTCCCGCGACACCATCCGCAGCCGCCGCGCACGCAGGTCCGCCTGCCCGCCCACCACGTCCAGCACCCGCCCACCCGGCAGCACCCCCAGCGCATTCACCGTGAAATCCCGCCGCCGCAGGTCCTCCTCCAGGTCCGCCGGGCGCGGCACCAGATCATGCTGCACCCCACCCGCCGCCGACACCCGCCAGTACCCCCGCGCCGCGTCCAGCTCGAACGCCGACCCACCCAGCGCTCCCGCCAGCCCCCGCGCCGCGCCCGCCGGGTCCGGCACCATCCAGTCGAAATCCTTCGCCGCCACCCCACGCAACCAGTCACGCGCCGCACCACCCACCAGCACCCCACCCGGCGGGAACGGGGGCAGAGGAGGGCGGCGACGGAACATGCCCGCCACTCTACCCGCCCCCCACCCGGGCAGCCTCCGCCGCACGGCCTACGCCGCCCCCCCCTTGCCAGAACCGCACCCCTCTGATACATTGCCGGGCGCTGAGGGGGCTTAGCTCAGCGGGAGAGCATCCGCTTTGCAAGCGGAGGGTCTGGGGTTCGAATCCCCAAGCCTCCACCATAAGAAACCGCGCCGAGTGCGCGGTTTTCTTTTTGTCCCTGATTCCCCCAGAGGGGCGCGTGACCAACCCGTGAGCAACGCTGAAATCTGTCGGGTTTTCTGCGCGTTCATCGG is a window of Deinococcus grandis DNA encoding:
- a CDS encoding glycoside hydrolase family 13 protein; the encoded protein is MNALHPDHTLDPRPVTPQWVTDAVFYQIFPDRFARSGRVRGLNLQEWGDTPHFNRYMGGDLWGVAAKLDYIQSLGVNAIYFCPVFQSASNHRYHTHDYYQVDPMLGGNEALRHLIDEAHARGMRVVLDGVFNHASRGFFQFNDLLEQGEASAYRDWFHVDGWPLHPYDDARPANYAAWWGNRALPKFNTDNRAVRAFLWDVAEHWIRFGVDGWRLDVPNEIDDDSFWQEFRRRVKAINPDAYIVGEIWGDAHRWLQGDQFDAVMNYHFTRPCLAFFGAHTLDHPMNERSGTGRVDAMDAAAFVQRMTEVTRMYHPDVVRVQLNLLDSHDTARFLTAVGGDHSAFRLATVFQMTYVGTPCIYYGDEVGLPGGPDPDCRRAFPWDEGAWNQETLALTRKLTAARHATPALQRGDFHVTHAQGEQLVYARRHASGAAFVGLNAGREDAHLPFTGVTPGDYRDVITGRTVHLTGDTPLSVPARGAMVLVPLGL
- a CDS encoding HD domain-containing protein, which produces MFRRRPPLPPFPPGGVLVGGAARDWLRGVAAKDFDWMVPDPAGAARGLAGALGGSAFELDAARGYWRVSAAGGVQHDLVPRPADLEEDLRRRDFTVNALGVLPGGRVLDVVGGQADLRARRLRMVSRENLRADPLRAWRAARFELTLGFRLEAGTEAAVREVASDLAGDRLPLPAWERVRDEGHALLRSTDAARGVERLEELGLLALTVPELREGRGVTQGGFHHLDVFAHGVEALHQLIGRFPDAPVPLRWAALLHDVGKPRTLARDELTGRASFHGHDRVGAAITAQVLTRLKLPGEDVRHASALVGAHMVPLPATEREARRFVHRRRALLPDLLAVMLADREAARGPMSSEASRRAYARGIERVLAALEEQPSAPPPLLRGEEIMALLGVPPGPRVGEATRALAEATALGEVTTPDEARAFLRAWNAPN